In Chryseobacterium sp. C-71, the genomic window ATTTGTTATTTATTATTGATTGACACTCCAAAATAATATCCTTACCACCGTCTTTTGAAGATGGAGTTAACTTTGTTTTGAAGCCTATTCCCTCAAAAATTTCTGCCATTACTCTTTCCAAGTCTCTCCATTCTATTTCATCAAGCGTTCTAGGATTTTTACTTATTAATTCAATTATTTTTTTACTTGCGGTAGTAATTATTTTAATGACTTCTGACTCATCATAATTAGCTTCAATTTTAGATACCCAACTTTTTAAAGAATTGATATCCATTAATTCTATTGCAACTGGGTCAATTTGTTCAGCAATTTCAAAAGCATTTTTTGTAAATGATGAACTTGATAATAGTATGACCTTATCAAAACTGCTAATAATTGCACTACCAATAAGAGATCGAACTTCCTTCGATCCTACTAAGCTTTTATAATGTTTATATTCTATTCCAAGTTTTTCATCGCCTCTAATTCCAACAAAGTCAACACCATTATAATCTCTTCTTTGATCGTTATGCAGTATTTCATAACCTTGAGAACTTAAAAGAGGTTTTAAGATATTGATTAATGCATTTTCCGCCTCTATAGGAGTATAGATAGATTTTTTTTCTTCAAAGTCTATGATGTCAGATATGATTTTTTCTTTAATATTATTTTGCATATTAAAATATTATTTCAAATGTAATGAATATCTATATCTTTGAAAAAGAGTTTTATTTTAATCCATATTTTCAACACCACCCAAAAATAAAATTCCCCTCAAATTTGCCCACCCAATTTTTTAAAAGTAATTTTGTACGAATCTAAAATAAAAGTAAAATATGTCAACTTACGTAGTTGTAGGTCTTCAGTATGGAGATGAAGGTAAAGGAAAGATCACTGATGTTTTATCGGCAAAATCTGATTACGTTGTACGTTTCCAAGGCGGAGACAACGCTGGTCACACGGTTTATGTGGGTGAGGAGAAATTTGTTTTGCACCTTCTTCCTTCAGGAGTTTTGCAGTGTAAAGGGAAATGTATCATTGCCAATGGAGTAGTGGTAAATCCTAAGTCTTTCATTAAAGAGGTGGGTCAGATTGAAAGCAAAGGCTTGAGAACAGACCACATTTTTATCAGCAGAAGAGCGCATGTTATCATGCCTTACCACATTCTTTTGGATACTTACCGTGAGGAAGAGCACGGAGGAACTCAGATCGGAACCACCAAAAAAGGAATCGGACCTTGCTATGAAGATAAAATTGCAAGAATCGGTATCAGAATGGTAGATCTTTTGAATCCTGAGATTTTAAGAGATAAAATTGAGAAAAACTTAAAAGTTAAAAACTCACTTTTCGAAAAATATTACGGAAAACCGACTTTAGATGTTGAAGAAATCTACAACGAATATTTAGAAATCGGAAAACAGCTTCAGGAAAGAATCGTTGATACTGAATTGGAGCTTAATGAAGCGATCAGAGACGGTAAAAACGTATTGTTCGAAGGAGCTCAGGCTTTGATGCTTGATATCGACTTCGGAACATATCCTTACGTTACTTCATCTTCTCCGTCAACTGGAGGAGTTTGTACAGGAGCAGGTGTTCCGCCAACTTCATTGAAAAATCTGATCGGTGTTGCGAAAGCATATTGTACAAGAGTCGGAAACGGACCTTTCCCTTCTGAATTGGACAATGAGCTAGGAGAAAGCATCAGACAGATCGGTGGTGAGTTCGGAGCGACTACAGGTAGACCAAGAAGAACAGGTTGGTTAGACCTAGTTTCTTTGAAGCACGCTTGTATGATCAACGGAATCAATAATTTAGTGATTACGAAACTAGACGTTCTTACAGGAATTGAAAACCTGAAAATCGTTACCCATTACAAAACTGAAGATGGAAAAATCATCGATTATTTCACTTCTTCAACAGAAAAATTATACAACTACGAGCCAATCTACCAAGATTTACCGGGTTGGAAAGAAGATCTTACCAAAGTAAGAAGCTACGACGAACTTCCGGATACTGCTCAGAAATATATCGAGTTTATCGAAAAGTATTTAGGAATCAATGTTTACTTAGTTTCTGTAGGGCCAGAAAGAAGCCAGAACATTATCAGAAAAGAATTATTCTAAGAAGAAAATAATTTTCATATAAAATCAAAAGAGACTGTCAACCGATAGTCTCTTTTCTGTTTCATTAAAGAAGCATGAATAATAAAAAAATATTCTTAATCTTGTAAATTTCCAGCCCTATCTTCCATCTTCCTTTCTTTTGAAGCTTTTTCCCGCTGGTAATTTACACTGAGCGAAGTCGAAGTGCTATATCTTTTTTGTTTTTCCCAATGCTAATTTCCCTCACAAAAAAAAACAAAAAAGGATGCCGTTCCCATCGGGGCTAGGATTTTAGTCATAATTTCAATGTTTCGTTATTCAAGATAATTTTTTTGTACGGATGTGTAAGAAATTTTCCTCCCTTTAAAGTAGAGGTAGATAAAATTTCTTTTTGAAAAAACTCGAATGTCAAGAAATTCAATGTATCATGACTTATACAATTCATCATCAATAAGTTCCGAATATATGCTTCCTCAAAATCCTATTCAATAAATAGTTAATTTTATAATTCATCACACATTTTAACAAAATGATTCTGTTTTGATAAATTTTTGGCAAATATTTTGATATTGTTTCAATAATTAATTCAAAGAATATAGAAAACTAATAATCGCAATATATTAACAATTTTAATTTTTATCGTGATGAAACACCTACTAGAAAATCAGGAATTTCGATTGAATGAAATCCTATTTGAAAACCGTAACAAACAATACGGTGCTTATGTTTTAAGAAATGAATCAGACAGAATTTTAACGAAATCACTTTTTATAGGGGTGAGTCTTCTGGCGGCAATGTCTATTACGCCCATGATTATTTCGGCGTTTAAAACTACCGAAATTATTTCAGATACTGGAATTTCTGATCTTCCGCCGATGATAATCCCTGATGATCCAACTGTAAAGCCACCAGTTGCTCCAACGCAACCTGCTTCAGCTCCGGTAAAAACTTTCGATGACAGAATTCCTGAGCCGACAGCAAATCCTACTAACGAGCAAGTTGTAGAAAAGATTGATGGCGCAGTAGCAGGTGTGAAAAATAATCCGGATGGGGTAGTTGCACCACCGGATGTTTATGTGCCTACAACTCCAACAATCGGAACAGGACCAGTGATTAATCACGTGCAACCACCAAAAGTTGAAGTTCCGAAAGATCCAATGGATATCGAAGTTGCTGCTGTACCGGCGGATTTTGAAGGTGGTATAGATTCTTTTAGAAATAAAGTAATAAATAAATTTGATACTTCAGCATTTGAAGAGCAAAACAGCGTAGCCACTGTGGTTACATTCATTGTAGAGACAAACGGAACTATTTCAGATATCAAAACCAACGGAAAAGATGCATCTTTCAATGCAGAAGCAATAAGAAGCATCAAAGCTGTAAAAGGAAAATGGATTCCGGGTAAAAATAAAAAAGGGGAAGCGGTAAGAAGCTACTTTAAGTTTCCCATTTCCATGAAGTTCGATAATTAAGATTATTCAAAACAAATCTTTTCACTTATCCACAAAATACTATTTTTTGTGGATAATTTTTTTTATGTCTAAAATCCTTATTAACAATATTTTAACTCAACTTTCGTTTTAGTCGTTCCTTGAAAGCAGAGAAAAAAGTGTATTTTTGAAACTTAAAGTTCAAGCAATGGCAAAAATCATAGGTATCGCTAATCAAAAAGGGGGTGTAGGAAAAACTACAACCGCTGTTAATTTAGCCGCAGCATTAGGGGTATTAGAAAAGAAAATATTAATCATCGATGCAGATCCGCAGGCTAATGCGACTTCTGGTCTTGGGGTAGAAGAGGTTCAGTATTCTACATATAACCTTTTGGAACACAGTGTTGAGACGAGAAACTGTATCCAGAGAACGACGACTCCCAATTTAGATATTGTACCTTCTCATATCGATTTGGTTGCCGCAGAAATTGAATTGGTAGACAAAGATAACCGTGAGTACATGCTGAAAAAAGCTTTAGCAACGGTAAGAGATGATTACGATTATATCATCATCGATTGTGCACCAAGTTTAGGTTTGATTACGGTCAACGCATTGACAGCGGCAGATTCTGTAATTATCCCGATTCAATGTGAGTACTTTGCTTTGGAAGGTTTGGGTAAACTTTTGAATACCATTAAGAACGTTCAGAAAATTCATAATAAAGATTTAGATATCGAAGGATTGCTTTTGACGATGTATGACAGCCGTTTAAGATTGTCAAATCAGGTCGTAGAAGAAGTACACGCTCACTTCCCGGAAATGGTTTTTGAAACCATCATCAGCAGAAATGTGAGATTGAGCGAAGCACCAAGTTTCGGTGAAAGTATCTTAAACTACGATGCAGAAAGCAAAGGAGCGATTCAATATCTTCAGTTAGCAGAAGAGGTTCTGTTGAAAAACGAAAATTTAGTAAAGAATTAAATAAAAGTTAAAAGCTGTAACACTGAGCTGGTCGAAGTGCAAAAGCAAATAGCCATATGCAAAATATGAAAGACAAGAAAAGAGCGATGGGACGTGGTTTGGGTGCTATTTTGAGTGCTGAATCAAAGGCTACGGTAAATTCTGCAACGGATGAAGGAGCAGAAAACTTTGTAGGAAATATCATGGAAGTTTCCATTGAAGATATTTATCCTAATCCCACGCAGCCAAGAACTTATTTTGACGAAAAAGCATTAAATGAGCTTGCACAGTCTATCAAAAATCTTGGAGTAATTCAGCCGATTACTTTAAGAAAAGACGGTGAAAAGTTTGAAATCATATCAGGAGAAAGACGTTTCAGAGCGAGTAAAATTGCGGGCTTAACATCTGTTCCAGCCTATATTCGTTTGGTGAATGATCAGGAGCTTTTAGAAATGGCTCTTGTTGAAAATATTCAGCGTGAAGATCTTGATTCAATCGAAATTGCTTTGACCTACCAAAGGTTGATGGAAGAAATCGGGATGACTCAGGAAAATCTAAGCCAAAGAGTAGGAAAAGACAGAAGTACGATTACCAACTCGATTAGATTGTTAAGACTAAATCCGGATATTCAAAACGCCATCAGAAGCGGTGAAATCTCTGCGGGACATGGTAGAGCGATCATCAGTCTTGAAAATGAAGAGCATCAGCAGGCGTTATTTGAATTAATTATCAAAGAAAAACTGAATGTTCGTCAAACTGAGCAGGCAGCAATCGCTTTTAAAAATCCAAAATCTCCGGCCGCTAAAAAAGCAAAAGTGGAACTTTCTAATAATTATAAGAGAGCACAAAAAACAATTGCAGATATTCTTGAGGTAAAAGTTGAAATCAAAACAGTCGGAACCGGTAAGAAAGGGAAAATTGTTTTAGATTTTAAAAATGAAGATGAGCTGGAATATATTTTATCTCATATTAAATAGATGAAAAAAATCTTTTTCACACTTTTTTTATGTTTATCTGTGATTACTTTTTCACAGGTTACCCGAAACGATACAATCCGTCTGGAAACTGTTCCAATGGACAGTGTTTCTGTAAAAGAAACTCCCAAAACATCGGTTGTTGAAAGCATAGAAAAAGCAAATGCTCCGGCGAAAGTAATCGTTAAAAAACTTAATCCTACAAAAGCAGGTTTGTATTCTGCAGTTTTGCCGGGATTGGGACAGTTTTACAATAAAAAATACTGGAAAATCCCCGTCGTTTGGGGAGCAGTTGGTGTAGGAGCAGGAATCGCAATCTGGAATCAAAACCGATATTTAGAATACAGAGAATATTACATCGCAAAGCTCAACGGAACTCCCAATGAATTTGTTGACAGTAATCCAAGGTTAGATAAAATTGCTTTGGCGAATGCTCAGGACAGATCAAAGAGACAGAGAGATTATGCCATTGCGATTACCGGACTTATTTATATTTTAAACATCGTTGACGCTGTTGTGGATGCGCATTTGTATGAAGGTCGTAAAGATCCGGATTTGACGTTTACTCCGGCAATTATTTATGATGAGTTCGGAAACAATCCGCCAAAAACAGGATTGAGTTTAAATTTCAAGTTTTAAAACTTTTTAGATATGAAAATAGCACTAGTTGGATATGGGAAAATGGGCAAAATCATTGACGAAATTGCCACAAAAAGAGGACATGAAGTTGTCGCCCGCTTAAAAGAAACTCCAACTGCTGAAAATTTAAATAATCCTGATGTTGTTATTGAATTTTCTTTACCTGAAGTAGCTTTTGATAACATTAAAGCTTGTCTGGAAAATAAAGTTCCTGTAATCTGCGGAACAACAGGCTGGCTGGAAAGAAAATCTGAGATAGAAAATTTAGCCATAGAAAACGGAACCGCATTTTTGTATGGTTCTAATTTCAGTTTAGGGGTGAATTTATTTTTTGCTTTAAACGAGAAGTTGGCAGATTTAATGAAAAGCGTCGACGAATATTCTTGCCAGTTGGAAGAAATTCATCACATTCACAAATTAGATGCACCAAGCGGAACTGCAATTTCTTTAGCTGAAGGAATTTTTAAAAATAATTCAAAATATGATGCGTGGAAGCTTGAAGAAACTCAGGATAAGCAATTGGGAATTTTTGCCATCCGTGAAGATGAGGTTCCGGGTACGCACAGTGTGTTCTACAGAAGCGAAGTGGATGAAATTGAAATAAAACACACCGCATTCAACAGAAACGGTTTTGCGTTAGGCGCTGTCGTTGCTGCAGAATGGATTAAAGATAAAAAAGGAAATTTCACTATGAAAGACGTTTTGGGACTTTAATTTTGTAACAAAATCGCAATTTTACAAACTAATTATAGAGATTTGTGTAATCATTAATTATCTTACACATTATCATTACTTATATTACAGATTAGGCACAAAAATTTATGAATTATTTTTTAACGTACACAGTTTATGTTCTCATTTTATCAGTATTGATGGGGATTTCCACTTGGAAGCTGTTCAAGAAAATGGGGTATAGTCCTTTATTGGCATTTGTACCTTTCTACAATTATTTCATTATATTAAAAGAAACAAAACATCCGAAATGGTGGGCGATTTTATCTTATTTGCCAATCGTGGGACCGATTATGATGTCTGTTTTCCATATTTATTTAATGAAAAAATTTGGAAAAAATCTTGTTCAGCATCAGGTTCTGACGATTATTTTGCCTTTTATCTACATGGCGACTGTCAATTATTCTAAAGATGTAGAGCTGGAAGACGAAAATGATTTATACCTTACAGATGAGGAGAAAGCATCTAAGAAAAAAGATACATTTATAGGATCTATCACTTTTGCAGTGGTATTTGCTACCATTATTCACGTGTTTTTCACCCAGCCTTTTGGGATTCCAACGGGTTCAATGGAGCGTACACTTTTGGTAGGAGATTTTCTATTTGTAAATAAATGGAGCTACGGTTACAGATTGCCGATGCGTCCTTTAGCAATCCCATTCTTACAAGGAACTATTCTCGATACAGGCGAAAAAGGTAACCCGAAAGACGATCCAAAATCTTATGTGGAAGCTGTGAAATTGCCTTACGAAAGAATTTTCCAATTCAGCAAACCTCAGAAAACGGATATTGTAGTTTTTAATTATCCAAGAGATTCTGTACACGTTTCGCTTGACCGTGCCGATCCTTATGTGAAAAGATGTGTCGCTGTTGCAGGTGATACTTTTGAAATGCGTGACGGCAAAATGTTTATCAATGGTAAACCTGAGATATTTCTTGGCGATCAGGAAGTTCAGCACAGATATATTGTCAATACAGGAAGTCAGCTTGATATTCCAGGTTTGTATAAAATTTTCGGATTTTTACCTGTTCAGGAAGGTCAAAACCAACAAGGTGGATTTGTATATTATTTTCAGGGTCTGACTAAAAAGATGGCTGGTGAAATTAAGAAACTTCCGCAAGTGATTGATATGCAGGAACACATTCAGCCAAAAGGTGAATCTGCAGTTGCTTATCGTGATGAGACCAAAATGAAAATTGATACCACCAATTCAATCTTCCCAATCAACAGCGGATGGAACCAGGATCAATATGGTCCTCTTAAGATTCCTAAAAAAGGTGATGTTGTAGCCATCAATGACAAAACTTTACCGGAATATCAGTGGATCATCAAAAACTACGAGCACAATACTTTAGAAAATAAAAACGGTAAAATTTTTATTAACGGAAAAGAAACTAATCAGTATACGATTCAACAAGACTACTACATGATGGTTGGGGATAACAGAGACGCGTCATTAGATGCAAGGTTCTTTGGTTTTGTTCCGGAAGAGAATATCGTTGGGAAACCAATGTTTACATGGATGAGTGTGGAAGGAGCTTTCAAAGATTCACAGTCTTCTTACCAAGCTGACGGAATGAGAGTTCGTTGGGACAGAATGTTTAAAGCAACCAATACTGGTGAAGCTAACAAAACTTCATACTGGTGGATTGCCGCTCTGATTCTTGTACTTTTCTTTGGATGGGAGTATATTGTAAAACTTTTCGGAAAGAAAAAAACAGAAGACGAATTATAACTAAATTTGTAAACTAAAATAAAATGAAGTATTTGAAAAAGTACTTCATTTTTATATATAATGATAATGAAGAACGTATTATTACCGGTATTTTATCTACCGCCTATCTCATGGTTTTCAGTTTTTTTAGATCCTGAAAATGAAGTGACCTTTGAGCAGTACGAAAGCTTTCCAAAACAGACGTACAGAAACAGAACCAATATCTATGGGGCAAACGGTAAGCTATCCCTTGTTATTCCCATCAATCATACAGGAAAAAGAGAAATGAAGGATACTGAAATTTCTTACAGAGAAGATTGGTTGAAGATTCATTGGAAATCGATCAAAAATGTTTACCAAGGTTCGGCTTACTTTGAATATTATGAAGACAAATTTGAAGTTCTTTATGAGAAGAAAGAAAAATTCTTGCTAGATTTTAATTTAAAAAGTATTGACATTATCCAGAAAATACTAAAGACAGAAAAGGCACAATCTTTGAATGAAGAATATATCAAAAATCCGTCTGAGATTAATTTTCGTGAAAAATTTTCTACGAAAGTTGAAACAGAATTTGAGATGGAAGAATATTATCAAACTTTCACAGATAAATATGGTTTTTTAAAAGATTTATCAATTTTAGATCTTATATGTAATAAAGGGCCAGAATCTGTGACTTATCTTAAAAATATTAAATAATTCTAGTAAAATGAAGAAAATAGTATTGGCTGCTGTCTTTTTAGCAGGTTTTAGTTTCGCAAATGCACAAGGAGCAAAAGCTATGGCTGTTGATCCAAAAGAAGATAAAGATTTAATGACTTGGTATCATAAAGATTTTGCCACTTCAAAAGTATATGGTGTAAATACCGAAAACGCTTATAAATATCTTGAATCTAAAGGTCTTAAACCTAAAACAGTTGTTGTAGGTGTCTTAGACAGCGGTGTTCAGGTTGATCATCCTGGATTAGTGAAAAATATTTGGTCAAACCCAAATGAAGTTCCGAATAACGGTAAAGATGATGACGGAAACGGATATATTGACGACGTTCACGGTTGGAATTTCATCGGAGGCAAAAACGGAGATATTGGGGTTGATAATATGGAAGTAACGAGAGTTGTTGCTAAATACAAGCCGGTCTTCGAAGGCGATGATTCTACAAAAAACAAAGCAAATCAAGCAAAGATGCCAGAAGAGTTTGCTATGTATATGAAGTCGAAAGAACTTTTTACTAAAAAAAGTGTTGATGCAAGACAATCATTCCAACAAGCAAGCATGGTTAACGATGCAATTCCGGAAATGGTTAAAATGCTGAACGGAAAACCATTGACGAAAGAAAACCTCGCATCTATAAAACCCACTGAGCAAAAACAGGCAATTGGTCTTCAAGTTCTAAATAACTTAGCACAGAGTCCTGAATTTGCAGGAAAATCTCCTGCAGAAGTAGAGAAAATGTTAAAAGAGGAGGTTAAAGGTGCAATGGATCACTTTGGTCCTATGGCTCAGCAGTATGATCTTTCATTTGATCCGAGAGCAGAAATTGTAGGTGATAACTACGATGACTACTCTGAAAAAAATTACGGAAATAACCACTATCAAGGTCTGGACGCCGAACACGGAACTCACGTATCAGGGATTATTGCAGGTTTGCCACAAGGTAAAGAAGTGCAATATGGTGTAGCTTCAAAAGTAGCTAAAATCATGGTTGTAAGAACAGTTCCTAATGGGGATGAGAGAGATAAAGACGTTGCCAATGCCATCAGATATGCAGTTGATAATGGTGCTAAAGTTTTGAATATGAGCTTTGGTAAACCGGTTTCTCCGGGTAAAAATGTGGTTTGGGATGCATTTAAATATGCTGATGATAAAGGAGTTCTCTTGGTGAAAGCTGCTGGGAATGAAAACGAAGATGTTGCTGAGCAGTTAGCATATCCTACCAACTTTAAAAATGTGACTGACGCAGCTCCTTTTGTAGATAATGTTTTAGTTGTGGGTGCAAGTACCAATAGAAACAATGAGTTGAGAGCAGGTTTCTCAAATTATAATAAAAATATGGTCAATGTATTTGCTCCGGGTGAAGAGATCTATTCTACAGTTCCAAATAATGAATACAGTTATCAGCAAGGAACTTCAATGGCTTCTCCTGTGGTTGCTGGTGCTGCGGCTGTATTATTGGCTTATATGCCAAACCTAAAACCTGCGCAGATCATCGAGGCTTTAGTTAAAACAAGTAACATAAGCACAGAAAACGAGTTTGGGCAAAAATCTCAGGCTGGTGGTGTGATTGATGTGAAAAAAGCAGCAGAATATGCTTTTACTAATTTCTATAACGGAAAATCATCTTCAGTGAAAAAACCTGCAAAAGCTAAAAAAGCGGTAAGAAAATAATAATCAAATACTTATTTGAAGATCATATCAAAAGCCCGATTTCTTCGGGCTTTTATTTTTTTTAAGAATTTGCTTTGGCACGGTTTTTTATACTAACTTTATGAATAATAAACAAATCGATAAAATCGCTTTTCGGTTTTATCTGATATAAAAAAAAACATATGAAAAAGTTATTACTTGCGGGAATTTTGGGAACATCACTTTTTGCTGTGTCTTGTTCCACGGTTAAAAAAGGTGCAGACGCACAGAGCAACAGATCAGAATTTCTTAAAATGAAAGGAGATTTCCAAATTGTAAGCATCGAGTACGACAAGCAATATAAAATCAAGCCTTTTGATGAAGGCGCAGATGCACAATGTTTCGTTGGGAGTCACTGGAGATTCATTCCAAATAATTATACAGGAGCATATACATTAAACGGTGGCGGTAACTGCCCTGCATTGACTCAGCCAATTAAATTTGAAGTAAAAGACGGAAACACATTTTTATTCAAAAAAATTCAGGACGGAACAAAAGCTAAACAAAATACTGTAGGTTACACACTTGATGTAATCAATATGACAACAGATCAGTTTTCATTAGAGCAAAATGTACCATTTGATGGAAGTACAGTAAGAGTTGTTTACAACTTTGAAAGAGCTGGAATGAAATAATTTAACTATTTAAAATAAACATAATGAAATTTAATAAAACATATATAGGAGCATTTTTCTTATCATCAGCATTATTGCTTACAAGCTGTGAGGCTGTACAGAATTCTAATCATCAGCAAAGAGGTACCGCAGTAGGTGTTGCTTCCGGAGCTGTAATTGGTGGTGTTCTTGGGAACAATGTAGGTAAAGGTAAAAATGCAGCATTAGGTGCTGTTCTAGGAGGTATTATCGGTGGTGTTGCAGGTAACGTTATCGGTAACAAAATGGATAAACAGGCTAAAGACATTAAAGAAACTTTACCTGGTGCAGAAGTAGAAAGAGTAGGTGATGGTATTAAAATCACGATGAATGAAAGCATTGTTACTTTTGCGTTTGATTCTTCTGATCTTACATCATTAGCAAAAACAAACTTAGATAAGTTAACTCAGGTGTTAGTAAATAATCCTGACACAAACATCAACATTTATGGTCACACAGACAGCAAAGGTGCTGATGATTATAATCAAAAGCTTTCTGAAAGAAGAGCTAATTCCGTGAGATCTTACTTAATGTCAAAAGGAATTTCTTCAAGCAGACTTTTTGCTTTAGGTGAAGGTGAAGCTATGCCTGTAGCATCAAATGATACAGATGCTGGTAGAGCTAAAAACAGAAGAGTAGAGTTTGCTATTACAGCAAATGAAAAAATGATTAATGACGCTCAGCAAGGGCAGTAATCGTTAACATATAAATATTATCATAAAAGACCGCCTTGGCGGTTTTTTTTGTATTTTTAAACGGCATTTTTTTTGGTTTAAAATCACTATTTTTGCAAACGAAATTACATAAATGAAAAAATATCTAAAACTACTTCGTGTAGAGCAATGGGTGAAAAATCTATTTGTTTTTGTGCCTTTGTTTTTTTCGGGAAGTATTCAAAATATAGACCTGCTTACAAAAAGTATCTTTGCATTCGTCATTTTCTCTCTGGCGGCAAGTGTTGTTTATATTCTGAATGACTACAATGATATCGAAGCAGATCGCCAACACCCGGAAAAAAGAAGAAGACCTTTGGCAAGCGGTGCTATCTCAAAAAGAAAAGCACTGAGTATTCTTGCAGGTTTAATCGGTTTAGATATCGCTCTGATCTTCTTTGCACAATTTAGTTTCAATGAAAGCCTGTGGAAGTTTGCAGCCATTATTGGGATTTATTTTGTGATGAATCTTGCCTATACCTTTAAGCTGAAACACGTTCCCATTATCGATATATTCATCATTGCCACAGGATTTGTTCTTAGAGTTCAGGCAGGCGGATATATTACAGGAATCTTTATTTCTCAGTGGGCAACTTTATTGACTTTTGTGCTAGCATTGGTTTTAGCCATCGGAAAAAGACGTGGCGAACTGATTAATGCTCAGGTTTCAGGCAAAACAAGAAAAGCGCTTGATGGTTACAATGTACAGTTTGCAGACATTGCACTTTCTATTTCAGTGACATTGGCAATTGTCTGTTATCTGATGTTTACATTATCTCCGGAAATTCAGCTTAAATTACATAAAGCCGTATTTTACACGGTGATTTTTGTTGTTTTCGCTTTTTTAAGATATTTACAGCAAACGTTGGTGTACAACAGAACCGAATCTCCCACAAAAATTGTTTACAGAGATCGATATATTCAGGTTACATTATTATTATGGGTTGCCGCATTTTTAATTCTAATTTATTTTAAATAATGGAATTGAGCAGACTAAA contains:
- a CDS encoding decaprenyl-phosphate phosphoribosyltransferase, translating into MKKYLKLLRVEQWVKNLFVFVPLFFSGSIQNIDLLTKSIFAFVIFSLAASVVYILNDYNDIEADRQHPEKRRRPLASGAISKRKALSILAGLIGLDIALIFFAQFSFNESLWKFAAIIGIYFVMNLAYTFKLKHVPIIDIFIIATGFVLRVQAGGYITGIFISQWATLLTFVLALVLAIGKRRGELINAQVSGKTRKALDGYNVQFADIALSISVTLAIVCYLMFTLSPEIQLKLHKAVFYTVIFVVFAFLRYLQQTLVYNRTESPTKIVYRDRYIQVTLLLWVAAFLILIYFK
- a CDS encoding S8 family serine peptidase, which translates into the protein MKKIVLAAVFLAGFSFANAQGAKAMAVDPKEDKDLMTWYHKDFATSKVYGVNTENAYKYLESKGLKPKTVVVGVLDSGVQVDHPGLVKNIWSNPNEVPNNGKDDDGNGYIDDVHGWNFIGGKNGDIGVDNMEVTRVVAKYKPVFEGDDSTKNKANQAKMPEEFAMYMKSKELFTKKSVDARQSFQQASMVNDAIPEMVKMLNGKPLTKENLASIKPTEQKQAIGLQVLNNLAQSPEFAGKSPAEVEKMLKEEVKGAMDHFGPMAQQYDLSFDPRAEIVGDNYDDYSEKNYGNNHYQGLDAEHGTHVSGIIAGLPQGKEVQYGVASKVAKIMVVRTVPNGDERDKDVANAIRYAVDNGAKVLNMSFGKPVSPGKNVVWDAFKYADDKGVLLVKAAGNENEDVAEQLAYPTNFKNVTDAAPFVDNVLVVGASTNRNNELRAGFSNYNKNMVNVFAPGEEIYSTVPNNEYSYQQGTSMASPVVAGAAAVLLAYMPNLKPAQIIEALVKTSNISTENEFGQKSQAGGVIDVKKAAEYAFTNFYNGKSSSVKKPAKAKKAVRK
- a CDS encoding WbqC family protein, with translation MKNVLLPVFYLPPISWFSVFLDPENEVTFEQYESFPKQTYRNRTNIYGANGKLSLVIPINHTGKREMKDTEISYREDWLKIHWKSIKNVYQGSAYFEYYEDKFEVLYEKKEKFLLDFNLKSIDIIQKILKTEKAQSLNEEYIKNPSEINFREKFSTKVETEFEMEEYYQTFTDKYGFLKDLSILDLICNKGPESVTYLKNIK
- the lepB gene encoding signal peptidase I, which translates into the protein MNYFLTYTVYVLILSVLMGISTWKLFKKMGYSPLLAFVPFYNYFIILKETKHPKWWAILSYLPIVGPIMMSVFHIYLMKKFGKNLVQHQVLTIILPFIYMATVNYSKDVELEDENDLYLTDEEKASKKKDTFIGSITFAVVFATIIHVFFTQPFGIPTGSMERTLLVGDFLFVNKWSYGYRLPMRPLAIPFLQGTILDTGEKGNPKDDPKSYVEAVKLPYERIFQFSKPQKTDIVVFNYPRDSVHVSLDRADPYVKRCVAVAGDTFEMRDGKMFINGKPEIFLGDQEVQHRYIVNTGSQLDIPGLYKIFGFLPVQEGQNQQGGFVYYFQGLTKKMAGEIKKLPQVIDMQEHIQPKGESAVAYRDETKMKIDTTNSIFPINSGWNQDQYGPLKIPKKGDVVAINDKTLPEYQWIIKNYEHNTLENKNGKIFINGKETNQYTIQQDYYMMVGDNRDASLDARFFGFVPEENIVGKPMFTWMSVEGAFKDSQSSYQADGMRVRWDRMFKATNTGEANKTSYWWIAALILVLFFGWEYIVKLFGKKKTEDEL
- a CDS encoding lipocalin family protein, whose translation is MKKLLLAGILGTSLFAVSCSTVKKGADAQSNRSEFLKMKGDFQIVSIEYDKQYKIKPFDEGADAQCFVGSHWRFIPNNYTGAYTLNGGGNCPALTQPIKFEVKDGNTFLFKKIQDGTKAKQNTVGYTLDVINMTTDQFSLEQNVPFDGSTVRVVYNFERAGMK
- a CDS encoding OmpA family protein encodes the protein MKFNKTYIGAFFLSSALLLTSCEAVQNSNHQQRGTAVGVASGAVIGGVLGNNVGKGKNAALGAVLGGIIGGVAGNVIGNKMDKQAKDIKETLPGAEVERVGDGIKITMNESIVTFAFDSSDLTSLAKTNLDKLTQVLVNNPDTNINIYGHTDSKGADDYNQKLSERRANSVRSYLMSKGISSSRLFALGEGEAMPVASNDTDAGRAKNRRVEFAITANEKMINDAQQGQ